One stretch of Kluyveromyces marxianus DMKU3-1042 DNA, complete genome, chromosome 8 DNA includes these proteins:
- the FYV10 gene encoding glucose-induced degradation complex subunit FYV10 produces the protein MTSLNEPSVDFHLKLNQQQFNIPSELLKRNWDKCNKLYSSYSQELQEQFGVLETLLEDPANDEKSIEKLNDIINTVGVLQKRLTHLHDYEMKILNRIEKRVAYFKEFQRFKDESNNDGILKWYKSYTDILISDYLVRHGSNFTNCNDNEGKVNPGIEFIRNRGLEDLIDYEILVESNKISIELLANKNLGPLLEWIENNQDYLVKKGSHLQFQALLQQYIELVRSSDYRGAIRCFQKHLFKFVDVYPMELKLAAGILAFFKSCLSDSKEDEMDNGQRLFQSYFRKPMYKTTPLSSLSANNVVRNAELHRYGPLLSSERWESLNEMFLHEFYSLYKISYHDPLLIYVSLGISSLKTKDCGHTLSNQLIPHSNVDLNEYVKSNVVNTDCPVCNPDIHPLSENLPYAHHVQSSLFENPIMLPNGNIYDSDKLVLLSKKLNKLGYTNLNDNQVMDPIDKSIYSVTDFITMYPT, from the coding sequence ATGACGTCCCTGAACGAACCTAGTGTGGATTTCCACTTGAAGTTGAATCAGCAGCAATTTAATATACCTTCTGAATTGTTGAAGCGAAACTGGGATAAATGTAACAAGCTGTACAGCAGCTATTCGCAGGAGCTACAAGAACAATTTGGAGTACTTGAAACGCTTCTTGAAGACCCTgcaaatgatgaaaagtCAATAGAGAAGTTGAATGACATTATCAACACTGTTGGTGTGTTGCAAAAGAGATTGACCCACTTACATGATTATGAAATGAAGATATTAAACAGGATTGAGAAGAGAGTAGCCTACTTCAAGGAGTTCCAAAGGTTTAAAGATGAGTCCAATAATGATGGAATTCTTAAATGGTACAAATCGTATACCGATATTCTGATTTCAGACTATTTGGTAAGGCATGGTTCGAATTTTACGAATTGTAATGATAATGAGGGGAAAGTAAACCCAGGTATTGAGTTCATAAGGAACAGAGGGTTAGAGGATTTGATTGATTACGAAATACTTGTGGAGTCCAATAAAATTTCTATAGAGTTGCTTGCAAACAAAAATTTGGGACCCTTACTGGAATGGATTGAAAACAACCAAGATTATCTAGTGAAAAAGGGATCACATTTGCAATTTCAAGCACTTTTGCAGCAATATATTGAATTGGTACGGTCTTCTGATTATCGTGGTGCTATAAGGTGTTTCCAAAAACATTTGTTCAAGTTTGTGGACGTCTATCCTATGGAGTTGAAGCTAGCAGCTGGAATTCTagccttcttcaaaagttgTTTAAGTGATTCTAAAGAAGACGAAATGGACAATGGACAGAGGTTATTTCAATCTTATTTCAGGAAACCAATGTATAAGACAACCCCATTATCTTCATTATCCGCTAATAATGTAGTACGAAATGCAGAACTCCATCGCTATGGTCCGTTGTTAAGCAGCGAAAGATGGGAATCCTTGAACGAAATGTTCTTACATGAATTCTATTCATTATACAAGATATCATACCATGATCCTCTTTTGATTTATGTCTCGCTTGGTATCTCCTCATTAAAGACCAAGGATTGCGGACATACCCTTTCAAATCAATTGATTCCACATAGCAACGTGGACTTAAATGAATATGTTAAATCTAATGTTGTAAATACAGATTGTCCCGTCTGTAATCCGGACATTCACCCATTATCAGAAAACTTACCTTATGCGCACCATGTTCAATCGAGCCTCTTTGAAAACCCTATCATGCTACCGAATGGGAATATCTATGACTCTGATAAGCTTGTTCTCttatcaaagaagttgaatAAATTGGGATACACGAACCTTAATGATAACCAGGTTATGGATCCCATTGATAAGTCTATATATTCAGTTACCGATTTTATAACAATGTATCCGACATAA
- the NCE103 gene encoding carbonate dehydratase NCE103 encodes MSPVASDFVPFKLHASSSVDEYLKANEEWRKQMQNEHPTLFTLNGQGQDPHTLFIGCSDSRYNENIIGVLPGEVFTFKNIANKVNPEDMTCLATLEFAINVLKVNKVVICGHTDCGGIKTCLKDQRKDLPAIECSHLHHYLQDLDDLCHENKALLNSPEYQNSLEKQSRLLSILNVKKQFKNLLSIDTVQKALANNSIQTYGMLYNVDSGKVELVDV; translated from the coding sequence ATGTCTCCAGTTGCTTCTGATTTTGTCCCATTCAAACTACACGCCTCATCGTCAGTCgatgaatatttgaaagcAAACGAGGAATGGCGCAAGCAAATGCAAAATGAACACCCTACTTTGTTCACACTCAACGGCCAGGGCCAGGACCCACACACATTATTCATCGGATGCTCTGACTCCCGCTACAACGAAAATATCATTGGCGTTTTGCCAGGCGAAGTGTTCACTTTCAAAAACATCGCCAACAAGGTCAACCCAGAAGACATGACCTGTTTGGCCACTCTGGAGTTTGCTATCAACGTCTTGAAGGTGAACAAAGTCGTCATCTGCGGCCATACAGACTGTGGTGGTATCAAGACGTGCTTAAAGGACCAAAGAAAAGACCTACCGGCCATCGAGTGCTCCCATTTGCACCACTACCTCCAGGACCTCGACGACTTGTGTCACGAAAACAAGGCTCTTTTGAACTCCCCAGAGTACCAGAACAGCCTAGAGAAACAATCTCGTCTGCTCTCTATACTGAACGTCAAGAAGCAGTTCAAGAATTTGCTAAGCATCGACACTGTGCAAAAAGCTCTTGCAAACAACTCTATACAGACCTACGGCATGTTGTACAACGTCGACTCGGGTAAAGTAGAACTAGTTGATGTATGA
- the FMC1 gene encoding Fmc1p, whose amino-acid sequence MSSTTTVSTYRALLKSLVRSGKHNRLQQLEQERKKQIAMLTYQRMQLVRDQQSFKGKSSLEQSKLIKQLNAVGKKIEELKKEDLSKSKQLLFYSHSGHLKEIVKSLKDDARSLEHLKDISAFVINQSEYEELIERYNPGLKMSQDEKVQRTANRVGLQVPE is encoded by the coding sequence ATGTCATCTACTACTACAGTGTCTACATATAGAGCGCTTTTAAAGTCGCTGGTCCGCAGTGGAAAGCACAATAGATTGCAACAgttggaacaagaaagaaagaaacagattGCGATGCTGACGTATCAGAGGATGCAATTGGTTAGAGACCAGCAGAGTTTTAAGGGCAAGTCTTCTCTGGAACAATCGAAACTGATAAAGCAGTTGAATGCGGTTGGAAAGAAGATTGAggagttgaagaaggaagattTATCTAAATCTAAGCAGCTTTTGTTCTATAGCCATAGCGGACATTTGAAGGAGATTGTCAAGTCGTTGAAGGACGATGCTCGTTCGTTGGAGCACTTGAAGGATATCTCTGCGTTTGTGATCAACCAAAGCGAGTACGAGGAGTTGATCGAGAGGTACAACCCGGGTTTGAAAATGTCACAGGACGAGAAAGTGCAAAGGACTGCGAACAGAGTGGGTCTTCAAGTTCCAGAGTAA
- the XBP1 gene encoding Xbp1p, which yields MPSATRDVSFQVHSLDGIPLQLSTDPLDDYQRYLFQEVYELMKPSLSQFPHALQSQLSIEQKEYKTNTVFEPEQLMEDDGSIEKRRNSGDRLLMDYGLRRAKNPGQADKDTANSVHKKDFRRYSHNYAPVGSGHYVMKARPKKSVSLLCNEYTIPDISRNPMTQSTFDPNYQPYLQITPYNILALNEEQQQQQQQQQQPDENRLPRHEQSGGSVSPTDQDLEHVISMSNKPGSNVTKNQEFRMMKLKAKSNQSMIINRNNCVIWDRETGYVFFTGIWRLYQDVMKCLCTTNRMYQQDQSSRVHCCKEFQKVLGQVVYGKLGKPGKRETAGKWNKWSQKDMFASYNDLHWHKLDPALSSLLAESYNSAIPFEDMVKRIRGGYIKIQGTWLPFPVSKELCSRFCYPIRYLLVPVFGEDFPKKCEFWYMQRCEQSPSLSSSLSPVSNPSLTTSTLTSDEKDSLNTAQDLLNISRRYSWNEVKNPSIVQHIHLPNRHYRSQSWTGIVQSSNKPYYQQEERRKSSDVTLPPIQYLFDDLRKSYLDD from the coding sequence ATGCCTTCTGCGACCAGAGACGTATCATTCCAGGTGCATTCGTTGGACGGAATACCGCTACAGTTGTCGACGGACCCGTTGGACGACTACCAGCGGTATTTGTTTCAAGAGGTGTACGAGCTTATGAAGCCGAGCTTGTCGCAATTCCCGCATGCGCTACAGTCACAGCTTTCTATCGAACAGAAGGAATACAAGACGAATACGGTATTTGAACCCGAGCAATTGATGGAAGATGATGGTAGTATCGAGAAACGGAGAAATAGCGGCGATCGTCTGCTGATGGATTATGGTTTACGGCGGGCCAAGAACCCTGGACAGGCGGATAAGGATACGGCGAATTCCGTGCATAAGAAGGATTTCAGGCGATACAGCCACAATTACGCACCGGTGGGATCGGGCCATTACGTAATGAAGGCAAGACCGAAAAAGTCGGTCAGTCTCCTGTGCAACGAGTACACGATTCCGGACATCTCGAGAAACCCCATGACGCAAAGCACGTTTGACCCCAACTACCAGCCCTATTTGCAGATCACGCCGTATAATATTCTTGCGCTCAATGaagagcagcagcagcaacagcagcagcaacagcaaccgGACGAGAACCGTTTGCCCCGCCACGAACAGTCTGGTGGATCGGTGTCTCCGACAGATCAAGATTTAGAGCACGTGATCAGCATGTCCAACAAACCGGGCTCCAACGTCACCAAGAACCAGGAGTTCCGCATGATGAAGCTCAAAGCGAAATCGAACCAATCGATGATCATCAACAGGAACAACTGCGTCATTTGGGACCGCGAAACAGGTTACGTATTTTTTACCGGCATATGGCGGCTATACCAGGACGTCATGAAGTGTTTGTGCACGACAAACAGGATGTACCAGCAGGACCAATCGTCGCGGGTACACTGTTGCAAAGAGTTCCAAAAAGTGTTGGGCCAAGTGGTGTACGGGAAACTGGGCAAACCTGGAAAGAGGGAAACAGCAGGCAAATGGAACAAATGGTCCCAAAAGGATATGTTCGCCAGCTATAACGATTTGCATTGGCACAAATTGGACCCCGCCTTGTCTTCCCTGTTAGCAGAATCGTATAACTCTGCTATCCCCTTCGAAGACATGGTGAAAAGAATCAGAGGCGGGTATATAAAGATCCAGGGAACGTGGCTACCTTTCCCCGTGTCCAAAGAATTGTGCTCCAGGTTTTGTTACCCAATAAGATATTTGCTCGTTCCTGTGTTTGGGGAGGATTTCCCTAAGAAGTGCGAGTTCTGGTACATGCAGCGGTGCGAGCAGTCCCCATCACTTTCGTCTTCACTATCGCCTGTGTCCAACCCTTCGTTGACTACAAGCACACTTACAAGTGACGAAAAGGACAGCTTGAACACTGCACAGGATCTTCTTAATATCTCACGCAGATACTCTTGGAACGAAGTGAAAAATCCTTCGATTGTTCAGCATATCCACCTACCAAACCGTCATTATCGCTCTCAGTCTTGGACCGGAATAGTCCAGAGCTCAAACAAACCTTATTATCAGCaagaggaaagaagaaaatcttCTGACGTTACTCTACCGCCTATTCAGTATTTGTTTGATGATTTGCGGAAATCATATTTAGACGATTAA
- the GPI15 gene encoding phosphatidylinositol N-acetylglucosaminyltransferase GPI15: protein MPIVVTELGTEHIVQFVSKDRSVGHFLSRQIPLICMYALLIISSHIYQLQNVNSAVVYGVVLLLCVRAPITDYVQSIPCQGIQIASSGGLLLLPQSINKALFSTVKFIPQDQIEDVFINEAFKGLLVVSYLALVVKDQYELQVLFEVCHVIFITLHHIIV, encoded by the coding sequence ATGCCTATCGTTGTTACTGAGCTTGGTACAGAGCATATAGTTCAATTCGTGTCAAAAGATAGATCCGTTGGCCATTTTTTATCAAGACAAATACCACTAATATGCATGTACGCATTGTTGATCATTTCATCTCATATCTATCAGTTGCAAAATGTTAATTCTGCAGTTGTATATGGGGTAGTATTGCTCCTATGTGTTCGCGCTCCTATTACAGATTATGTACAGTCCATACCCTGCCAAGGTATTCAGATTGCATCTTCGGGGGGATTGTTACTGCTGCCTCAAAGTATCAACAAGGCTCTCTTTAGTACAGTTAAGTTTATTCCACAGGATCAAATCGAAGACGTCTTTATTAACGAGGCATTCAAAGGTTTACTAGTGGTTTCTTATCTTGCATTGGTTGTAAAGGACCAATATGAGCTCCAAGTTCTGTTTGAAGtatgtcacgtgatatttATTACATTACATCATATCATAGTATAG
- the SGA1 gene encoding glucan 1,4-alpha-glucosidase yields the protein MGGATMMLGSKYRGENKVTKTTHFFVSFVCISSFLVYYFLFSPLRAGYYENQFSDGSGQYIQVIDFNKVSDFQLQPIPFSKNISRTDFNQWLKDQERVSFERMFDNICNEESSGKFDNCFPGVVFASPSKSKPDYFYHWIRDGAITINTLINTYSEVDKERTLKTVLNYVNASIDLQHRSNPSGPVDDPLLRNLGEPKYHVDNSPFEQVWGRPQNDGPPLRAIALLNFLNSMNVSSSSDANSDYQWIFDDLITLDLKFVLYNWHVSSFDLWEEVDAYHFFTSMVQLKALVDGRAFILKKLSSGIALTSAEDDLLKDLEAGIDKVESFIKSSSSGFINHEKGYIVETPSNLDQRSGLDIAVIMASTLTHDSEDENDGYFTNYDQFSFLSAAPGPSSSSFTSADKTDTPFLFDIDDPLILNHFNELVEKMAILYPINHNRLGTNMGVAVGRYPEDIYDGIGISEGNPWFISTLTSAELIFKLVHKMHITQEPLIIEPLKNKFWHKIFAFGNLQNTSVMIPYNSLAFNQTLYTIFKYGDSFLSKVNEHVSDQGHMSEQFNRYHGYNQGAENLTWSYGTFANALRWRQIVDNLIHPTNI from the coding sequence ATGGGAGGAGCAACTATGATGTTAGGTTCGAAATATAGAGGTGAAAACAAGGTAACGAAAACGACACACTTTTTTGTGTCATTTGTCTGCATTTCCTCATTTTTGGTGTactattttttgttttcaccGCTTCGAGCAGGGTACTACGAGAACCAATTCTCCGATGGTTCGGGTCAATATATACAAGTAATTGACTTTAACAAGGTCTCCGactttcaacttcaaccGATCccattttcaaaaaatatttctaGAACCGATTTCAACCAATGGTTGAAAGACCAGGAACGAGTTTCGTTTGAACGTATGTTCGATAATATTTGCAACGAAGAATCGTCAGGAAAATTCGACAACTGTTTCCCCGGTGTAGTTTTCGCATCTCCATCCAAGAGTAAACCGGATTACTTTTACCATTGGATTAGAGATGGCGCCATTACCATTAACACTTTGATCAACACATATTCGGAGGTCGACAAAGAACGCACTTTGAAAACAGTCTTAAACTACGTGAATGCTTCTATCGACTTGCAACATAGGTCTAATCCAAGTGGTCCCGTTGATGACCCACTATTGAGAAACTTGGGAGAACCTAAATACCATGTTGACAATTCGCCATTTGAACAGGTTTGGGGTAGACCACAAAATGATGGACCACCATTAAGAGCCATTGCCttgttgaatttcttgaattcaaTGAATGTGTCCAGCAGTAGCGATGCCAACAGTGATTACCAATGGATCTTTGATGATTTAATTACGTTGGACTTAAAGTTCGTCTTGTACAACTGGCACGTCTCAAGCTTCGATTTGTGGGAAGAAGTCGATGCGTACCATTTCTTCACAAGTATGGTTCAATTGAAGGCTTTGGTCGATGGTAGAGCATTCATACTGAAAAAACTTTCAAGCGGTATTGCATTAACTAGTGCGGAAGATGATCTCTTGAAAGATCTTGAGGCTGGTATCGATAAGGTGGAATCCTTCATCAAGAGTTCCAGTTCTGGATTTATTAACCATGAAAAGGGCTATATTGTGGAGACACCAAGTAACTTGGACCAAAGGTCTGGTTTAGATATCGCAGTCATTATGGCCAGTACCTTGACCCATGAttcagaagatgaaaacGATGGATACTTCACCAACTATGACCAATTTAGCTTCTTGTCCGCAGCACCAGgaccatcttcttcatcattcaCCTCGGCTGATAAAACTGATACGCCATTTTTGTTTGACATCGACGATCCATTAATCCTAAACCACTTCAACGAGCTTGTTGAGAAAATGGCTATTCTTTACCCAATAAACCATAATAGACTAGGAACTAACATGGGTGTTGCTGTTGGAAGGTATCCCGAAGATATTTATGATGGTATTGGCATTTCTGAGGGCAATCCGTGGTTTATTTCTACATTGACTTCTGCAGAGTTGATTTTCAAGTTGGTGCACAAGATGCACATTACGCAAGAGCCCTTAATAATAGAACCTCTAAAGAACAAGTTTTGGCATAAAATTTTCGCATTCGGTAACCTACAAAATACCTCTGTAATGATCCCATATAATTCCTTGGCATTCAACCAGACATTGTACACCATTTTCAAGTACGGGGACTCGTTCTTGAGTAAAGTGAATGAACATGTTAGCGACCAGGGCCACATGAGCGAGCAATTTAACAGATATCACGGATACAACCAAGGTGCTGAAAACTTGACTTGGTCATACGGAACCTTTGCCAATGCACTCCGGTGGAGACAAATTGTGGATAACTTGATTCACCCAACAAACATCTAA
- the BMT5 gene encoding 25S rRNA (uracil2634-N3)-methyltransferase, translating into MARKLKGKSSSKGLKGALLRHQEIEKKTIKLKKRQQHELAKGKPTKQPERQRELQKERGSGFIPFKKDSTVLLVGEGDFSFAKSIIEEGYVAPEKLVVTSYDSGVKELQLKYPNSFDENYNFLKENNVTVLFGVDATNLIKTMKITKKTPWHKVAGSQWASTKLEFIVFNFPHTGRGIKDQDRNIFEHQQLMHKYFASCKQLFQLVNNNQQGKASTESMGGYLTNSDANVDDKGFGKVCLSLFTGEPYDSWQIKILAKDNGWKVQESGKFDWNKFPAYRHRRTNNEMTTTKPAEQRDARMYVFEMFNKRKHSKKPLKGDDSDSD; encoded by the coding sequence ATGGCCAGAAAACTAAAGGGTAAAAGCTCATCGAAGGGGCTCAAAGGTGCATTACTGAGGCATCAAGagattgaaaagaagaccATCAAACTTAAAAAGAGACAACAACATGAGCTAGCGAAGGGTAAACCCACAAAACAACCCGAAAGGCAAAGAGAACTACAGAAGGAGAGAGGTTCAGGGTTTATACCGTTTAAAAAGGATTCTACCGTTCTGCTTGTGGGTGAAGgtgatttttctttcgcTAAGAGCATCATCGAAGAAGGATATGTTGCACCAGAGAAGTTGGTTGTAACCAGTTACGATAGTGGTGTAAAGGAGCTACAGCTCAAATATCCAAATAGCTTTGACGAGAACTATAActttttgaaggaaaacaaCGTTACGGTTCTATTTGGAGTTGACGCAACAAACCTTATCAAGACGATGAAAATCACAAAGAAGACGCCATGGCACAAAGTTGCTGGGAGTCAATGGGCTTCCACAAAACTCGAATTCATTGTCTTCAACTTCCCACACACAGGTCGTGGGATCAAGGACCAAGATAGAAATATTTTCGAGCACCAGCAATTAATGCACAAATACTTTGCTAGTTGTAAACAATTATTCCAACTTGTGAACAATAATCAACAGGGCAAAGCATCCACAGAGTCTATGGGTGGTTACTTAACTAATTCAGATGCAAATGTGGATGATAAAGGATTTGGTAAAGTCTGTCTTTCGTTGTTTACTGGGGAACCTTATGATTCCTGGCAAATAAAAATCCTAGCTAAGGATAATGGTTGGAAAGTCCAAGAGTCAGGCAAGTTTGATTGGAACAAATTCCCTGCATATCGTCATAGAAGAACTAACAATGAGATGACAACTACAAAGCCAGCAGAACAGAGAGACGCCAGAATGTACGTATTTGAAATGTTCAACAAGCGCAAACACTCCAAAAAGCCTTTGAAAGGGGACGATAGCGATTCAGATTAA
- the IDH1 gene encoding isocitrate dehydrogenase (NAD(+)) IDH1, whose product MFKQSIASQKKSFATLAAEQLLPKKYGGRYTVTLIPGDGVGKEVTDSVVKIFENENIPIDWETVDISGLDNTENVQKAVESLKRNKVGLKGIWHTPADQTGHGSLNVALRKQLDIFANVALFKSIPGVKTRLSDIDMVIIRENTEGEYSGLEHESVPGVVESLKIMTKAKSERIARFAFDFALKNNRKSVCAVHKANIMKLGDGLFRNTVNEIGASEYPEVDVKNIIVDNASMQAVAKPHQFDVLVTPNLYGSILGNIGSALIGGPGLVPGANFGREYAVFEPGSRHVGMDIKGQNVANPTAMILSSTLMLRHLGLNAYADRISKATYDVIAEGKATTKDIGGSASTSEFTNAVIEKLSKL is encoded by the coding sequence atgttcAAACAAAGTATTGCATCCCAAAAGAAGTCATTTGCTACATTGGCAGCTGAACAACTTTTGCCAAAGAAGTACGGTGGTCGTTACACTGTGACATTGATTCCAGGTGACGGTGTTGGTAAGGAAGTTACAGACTCTGTTGTGAAGATTTTTGAGAACGAGAATATTCCAATTGACTGGGAAACCGTGGATATTTCTGGTCTGGACAACACTGAGAATGTTCAAAAGGCTGTTGAatctttgaagagaaacaaGGTTGGTTTGAAGGGTATCTGGCACACTCCAGCTGACCAAACTGGTCACGGTTCTTTGAACGTTGCTTTGAGAAAGCAATTGGACATTTTTGCCAACGTTGCTTTGTTCAAGTCCATTCCAGGTGTCAAGACCAGATTGAGCGATATAGACATGGTTATCATCAGAGAAAACACCGAGGGTGAATACTCTGGCTTAGAACACGAGTCTGTTCCAGGTGTTGTTGAATCTTTGAAGATCATGACCAAGGCTAAGTCTGAGAGAATTGCCAGATTTGCCTTTGATTTcgctttgaagaacaacagAAAGTCCGTTTGTGCTGTTCACAAGGCCAACATTATGAAGTTGGGTGATGGTTTGTTCAGAAACACCGTTAACGAAATCGGTGCTAGCGAGTACCCAGAAGTCGACGTTAAGAACATCATTGTCGACAACGCCTCCATGCAAGCCGTCGCCAAGCCACATCAATTCGATGTCTTGGTTACTCCAAACTTGTACGGTTCCATCTTGGGTAACATTGGTTCTGCCTTGATCGGTGGTCCAGGTCTTGTCCCAGGTGCTAACTTCGGTAGAGAATACGCTGTCTTCGAACCAGGTTCCAGACACGTCGGTATGGACATCAAGGGCCAAAATGTTGCTAACCCAACCGCTATGATCTTGTCCTCCACCCTAATGTTGAGACACCTAGGTTTGAACGCTTACGCCGACAGAATCTCCAAGGCTACTTACGACGTTATCGCTGAAGGTAAGGCCACCACCAAGGACATTGGTGGTTCCGCTTCTACCTCCGAATTCACAAACGCCGTCATCGAAAAGCTGTCCAAGTTATAA